From the genome of Tachysurus fulvidraco isolate hzauxx_2018 chromosome 20, HZAU_PFXX_2.0, whole genome shotgun sequence, one region includes:
- the LOC125139762 gene encoding CD209 antigen-like protein C: MPENIYDDVNHIMELHGSEQAYVNIFANAEALKYHNTNSERENSTPTRNPQIKQTGNNSTWKRCYTVTAVCVGMLCVLLLIGIIVLSVILRNQTIEKYQLQIRYDNQTIEKYQLQKQKDSLQMKLTSLGWTLFQSKFYYISTQMKNWTESKEDCRKRGVDLVIINSKEEQTFVEALKKNRGNYIGLSDQEKEGTYKWVDGTPLTTSYWSSGNGFTGLDDCVVSGYGGSIGWYDRPCNELYYWVCE, from the exons ATGCCTGAGAACATTTATGATGATGTGAACCACATTATGGAGCTTCACGGTTCCGAGCAGGCGTATGTGAATATTTTTGCAAATGCCGAAGCCCTTAAATATCACAATACCAACTCCGAAAGGGAGAACAGCACCCCGACGAGGAATCCGCAAATTAAACAAACAG GAAACAACTCTACCTGGAAAAGATGTTACACagtgactgcagtgtgtgtggggatgcTGTGTGTTCTCCTGCTGATCGGCATAATAGTGCTGTCAGTCATACTGAGGAACCAGACAATAGAGAAATACCAGTTACAGATCAGATACGACAACCAGACAATAGAGAAATACCagttacagaaacagaaagattCATTGCAGATGAAATTGACCAGTTTGG GATGGACTTTGTTTCAGTCCAAATTTTACTATATCTCAACCCAGATGAAGAACTGGACTGAGAGCAAAGAGGACTGCAGAAAAAGAGGAGTAGACCTGGTGATCATAAACAGCAAAGAGGAACAG ACTTTTGTGGAAGCGCTCAAAAAGAACCGTGGAAATTATATTGGGCTGAGTGACCAAGAAAAAGAAGGCACTTATAAATGGGTGGATGGAACTCCACTGACCACTTC GTACTGGTCAAGTGGAAATGGCTTTACAGGTTTGGATGACTGTGTTGTTAGTGGGTATGGTGGAAGTATCGGATGGTATGACAGACCTTGCAACGAATTGTACTACTGGGTCTGTGAATAA
- the avd gene encoding avidin, which translates to MKSLAAGLYVFGLGMFQIFIGQALITDSDRKVLCCNVTGEWRSELGSRLHLIAVGTEVRGVYRTAVESSLGAAGPNREAKVVGVVSDGPQTTIAFSVLWDKGSCASWVGQCFPVPGGGQVLNTLWMLRSAVMSSTDNWDSTRLGEDRFIFVRGAGSL; encoded by the exons ATGAAGTCGTTAGCTGCGGGTTTGTACGTTTTTGGGTTAGGAATGTTCCAGATCTTTATCGGACAAGCCTTGATTACAGACTCTGATAGAAAA GTTTTGTGTTGTAACGTGACCGGAGAATGGCGCAGTGAACTCGGCTCCCGGTTGCACCTCATCGCAGTTGGAACGGAAGTCAGAGGCGTGTACAGGACGGCAGTGGAGAGCTCGCTCGGGGCGGCGGGTCCGAACCGAGAGGCTAAAGTGGTCGGGGTGGTTAGTGACGGCCCACAGACCACCATCGCGTTTTCTGTGCTGTGGGACAAAG GATCATGTGCCTCCTGGGTGGGTCAGTGCTTCCCTGTACCAGGAGGTGGCCAGGTCCTGAACACACTGTGGATGTTGCGCTCTGCTGTCATGAGCTCCACGGACAACTGGGACAGTACCAG GTTGGGAGAGGACCGGTTTATTTTTGTACGAGGTGCAGGAAGTCTGTGA